From Pseudoalteromonas rubra, one genomic window encodes:
- a CDS encoding flagellar motor protein MotB: MSDENECKCPPPGLPAWMGTFADLMSLLMCFFVLLLAFSEMDVLKFKQIAGSMKFAFGVQNKIEVKDIPKGTSVIAMEFTPGKPEPTPIETIQQQTVEMTQQMLEFQAGDESSAGGRQEQRGNKRGGESSSTAQEQSMTQAIAAAEQEQVNELVKKIAQQLEKQIMDGAIELESLGQQIIIRIQENGSFPSGSAFLQPKFKPVIQDIAELLKDVPGEITVSGHTDDFQFSNELYSNNWDLSATRAVAVASEMQTVTGFDKNRMVVVGHADTRPLVPNETDEDRRRNRRVEISIMQGKAKESEPINVRESN; the protein is encoded by the coding sequence ATGTCAGACGAGAACGAATGCAAATGTCCTCCCCCGGGCCTGCCTGCCTGGATGGGGACTTTTGCTGATCTGATGTCACTGCTGATGTGTTTCTTCGTTCTGCTGCTGGCGTTTTCGGAAATGGATGTACTCAAATTTAAGCAGATTGCGGGCTCGATGAAGTTTGCATTCGGTGTGCAAAACAAGATTGAGGTAAAAGATATTCCCAAAGGCACCAGTGTGATTGCCATGGAATTCACACCCGGTAAGCCTGAGCCCACTCCCATAGAAACCATTCAGCAACAGACCGTTGAAATGACCCAGCAAATGCTGGAGTTTCAGGCGGGTGACGAAAGCTCCGCAGGTGGACGACAAGAGCAGCGCGGTAACAAACGCGGTGGCGAATCTTCCAGCACAGCACAAGAGCAGTCGATGACGCAGGCCATTGCAGCAGCGGAGCAGGAACAGGTTAATGAGCTGGTGAAGAAAATCGCCCAGCAGCTTGAAAAACAAATCATGGATGGTGCGATTGAACTGGAGTCATTGGGGCAGCAAATTATTATTCGGATCCAGGAGAATGGCTCTTTTCCTTCTGGTAGCGCATTCTTGCAACCTAAGTTTAAACCGGTGATCCAGGATATTGCCGAGTTACTCAAAGATGTGCCTGGCGAAATAACGGTGTCCGGGCATACGGATGACTTCCAGTTTTCGAATGAGCTATATAGTAATAACTGGGATTTGTCAGCGACTCGGGCGGTTGCAGTCGCGTCAGAAATGCAGACGGTCACTGGATTTGACAAAAATCGTATGGTGGTAGTTGGGCATGCGGATACACGGCCTCTGGTGCCAAATGAGACTGATGAAGACCGTCGTCGCAACCGGCGTGTCGAAATATCTATTATGCAAGGTAAGGCTAAAGAATCTGAGCCAATTAATGTACGCGAAAGCAATTAG